In Oryza brachyantha chromosome 1, ObraRS2, whole genome shotgun sequence, the following are encoded in one genomic region:
- the LOC102701483 gene encoding Bowman-Birk type bran trypsin inhibitor-like — MKVAMATSMIFFFLLAGAAGEASSDDIRLSGDGGAAEQQARPWKCCDNIEKLPEKIFPPRWRCNDELEASQCVDACAVCREAPGPFPGPLICDDVYWGVDPGPLCTERPWGSCCDRAFCTKTNPPTCRCADEVASCAAACKDCQPVESSEPPRYVCQDQFTGQPGPSCTPDAYN, encoded by the coding sequence ATGAAGGTCGCCATGGCTACTTCCatgatcttcttcttcctcctcgccggcgccgccggcgaagccaGCAGCGACGACATACGCCTCTCCGGCGACGGAGGAGCGGCGGAGCAGCAAGCCAGGCCGTGGAAGTGCTGCGACAACATCGAGAAGCTGCCGGAGAAGATCTTCCCACCGCGGTGGCGGTGCAACGACGAGCTGGAGGCCAGCCAGTGCGTGGACGCCTGCGCGGTGTGCCGGGAGGCGCCGGGGCCTTTCCCGGGGCCGCTCATCTGCGACGACGTGTACTGGGGCGTCGACCCGGGCCCCCTCTGCACGGAGCGGCCGTGGGGGAGCTGCTGCGACAGGGCCTTCTGCACCAAGACGAACCCCCCGACCTGCCGCTGCGCCGACGAGGTCgcctcgtgcgccgccgcctgcaagGACTGCCAGCCGGTGGAGTCGTCGGAGCCGCCTCGCTACGTGTGCCAGGACCAGTTCACCGGCCAGCCCGGGCCCAGCTGCACGCCCGACGCGTACAACTAG
- the LOC107305496 gene encoding uncharacterized protein LOC107305496, whose translation MSGTDPVVNQAPPEERESVDEEFSTALRNRHPSLSASPCINAIRLCDANCARHINRAISTLEPTDATARKAMATLRSDFMTEHLNLVDKFISYGADHIPDKFVMVQLSPVEPLDGTNNFSKWKSIVLLNLAILDCDLAIREDPPEEPQLDEKYPNYNDLKWAYDNKLTAWKKSNRLSLMYIKSNISPTIIGGITDSGDVKTYLANIKENFKTSHKAYVHRVIKRMMTSRYDGKSGIRKHILEMAHMAHELKTMGMEISDDFLVLLIISLLPPTYDPFRMRYCTKKENWTILELISNLVEEEECMKAEEQKHNNELNLLNPNTKGKRKFYQGEY comes from the exons ATGTCCGGTACAGATCCTGTGGTGAACCAGGCTCCACCTGAGGAGCGTGAATCTGTTGATGAGGAATTCTCTACTGCTTTACGTAACAGACACCCTTCGTTG aGTGCATCTCCTTGCATCAATGCTATAAGGTTGTGCGATGCAAACTGTGCAAGGCACATCAATCGTGCAATCAGCACACTTGAGCCAACAGATGCAACTGCAAGAAAAGCTATGGCGACATTGAGGAGCGATTTTATGACTGAACACCTCAACTTGGTAGACAAGTTCATATCTTATGGAGCTGACCATATTCCAGACAAATTTG ttATGGTGCAGCTTAGTCCCGTTGAACCCCTTGATGGAACTAATAACTTTAGCAAGTGGAAGAGCATTGTGCTTCTGAATTTAGCCATACTGGATTGTGACTTAGCTATTAGAGAGGATCCTCCAGAGGAGCCTCAACTTGATGAGAAGTATCCAAACTATAATGATCTCAAGTGGGcttatgataataaattaaccGCTTGGAAGAAATCCAATAGGTTGTCACTCATGTATATCAAGAGTAACATCTCTCCTACAATTATAGGAGGGATTACTGACTCTGGTGATGTTAAGACATACTTGGcaaatattaaagaaaattttaagacTTCACATAAGGCTTATGTTCATAGGGTCATAAAGCGCATGATGACTAGCCGCTATGATGGTAAGAGTGGCATTAGAAAGCACATTTTGGAGATGGCTCATATGGCACATGAGTTAAAGACCATGGGCATGGAAATATCAGATGATTTCCTTGTACTTCTAATAATAAGTTTACTTCCCCCTACCTATGATCCATTTAGAATGAGGTACTgcacaaagaaagaaaattggaCTATACTAGAGCTTATCTCTAACTTAGTTGAGGAGGAAGAGTGTATGAAAGCTGAAGAACAAAAGCACAATAATGAGCTGAACCTTCTCAATCCTAACACTAAGGGGAAAAGGAAGTTCTATCAGGGGGAGTATTGA
- the LOC102705591 gene encoding Bowman-Birk type bran trypsin inhibitor-like, whose product MCSQASKHRSAMKMESTPAASVLLFLLLAGDGDTTIRLPGNDSETHVGAAARAGRRPWDCCDAIEINPAPPTNPPWYICHDVVEQCSPFCHDCQAVPSRPFPGELYLCNDWHQTSDPGPSCTGPAGRPSDIMFVPPLYRCEDVVNQCSPSCHDCQELVPGAGFPRGRFVCNDWYSTDDPGPVCTERPWGAYCDRKSIPTCHCADEVQSCAAACRQCEMVESWSWHPLFVCHDRFTGLTGRRCTPDTRNS is encoded by the exons ATGTGTAGCCAAGCAAGCAAACACCGATCGGCCATGAAGATGGAGAGCACCCCTGCAGCTTCCGTActgctcttcctcctcctcgccggcgacggcgacaccaCCATTCGTCTCCCCGGGAACGACAGCGAAACCCACGTCGGAGCAGCTGCACGGGCAGGCAGACGACCTTGGGATTGCTGCGACGCCATCGAGATCAACCCAGCGCCGCCGACCAACCCGCCGTGGTACATCTGCCACGACGTGGTGGAGCAGTGCTCCCCGTTCTGCCATGACTGCCAGGCGGTGCCGTCGCGGCCGTTCCCGGGGGAGCTCTACCTCTGCAACGACTGGCACCAGACCAGCGACCCGGGCCCGTCGTGCACGGggccggcggggaggccg TCCGACATCATGTTCGTCCCGCCGCTGTACCGCTGCGAGGACGTGGTGAACCAGTGCTCGCCGTCCTGCCATGACTGCCAGGAGCTGGTGCCGGGGGCCGGCTTCCCGCGGGGGCGCTTCGTCTGCAACGACTGGTACAGCACCGACGACCCGGGCCCCGTGTGCACGGAGCGGCCATGGGGGGCTTACTGCGACAGGAAGAGCATCCCGACGTGCCACTGCGCCGACGAGGTGcagtcgtgcgccgccgcgtgcAGGCAGTGCGAGATGGTGGAGTCGTGGTCGTGGCATCCTCTCTTCGTCTGCCACGACAGGTTCACCGGATTAACAGGGCGCAGGTGCACTCCTGACACGCGCAACAGCTAA
- the LOC102699639 gene encoding Bowman-Birk type bran trypsin inhibitor-like has translation MSSSTAAMATSSILLIFLLAGLSAADANTIRLPSDGGTPPRPAKPWDCCDNAEQSPFEVFPPLFRCNDEVQQCAAACKECVEAPGDFPRGAFVCRDWYATEDPGPTCAPAPGKPTKKRPWKCCDNVVQLPEKISPPFWRCNDELEPSQCTAACKVCQEAPRPFPGPLICEDVYWGADPGPLCTQRPWGKCCDNAACTKSIPPICRCADEVASCAAACKDCRPVKSSKPPRYVCKDQFTGQPGPKCKR, from the coding sequence ATGAGCAGCAGCACGGCCGCCATGGCTACTTCCTCCATACTGctcatcttcctcctcgccggcctttccgccgccgacgccaacACCATCCGTCTCCCCAGCGACGGCGGTACACCGCCACGGCCAGCGAAACCATGGGACTGCTGCGACAACGCCGAGCAGTCGCCGTTCGAGGTCTTCCCCCCGCTGTTCCGCTGCAACGACGAGGTCCAgcagtgcgccgccgcctgcaagGAGTGCGTGGAGGCCCCCGGCGACTTCCCCCGCGGCGCCTTCGTCTGCCGCGACTGGTACGCGACGGAGGACCCCGGCCCAACgtgcgcgccggcgccgggcaaGCCCACGAAGAAGAGGCCGTGGAAGTGCTGCGACAACGTCGTGCAGCTGCCGGAGAAGATCTCGCCGCCGTTCTGGCGCTGCAACGACGAGCTGGAGCCCAGCCAGTGCACGGCCGCGTGCAAGGTGTGCCAGGAGGCGCCGAGACCTTTCCCGGGGCCGCTGATCTGCGAGGACGTGTACTGGGGCGCGGACCCGGGGCCGTTGTGCACGCAGAGGCCATGGGGGAAATGCTGCGACAATGCCGCCTGCACCAAGTCGATCCCTCCGATCTGCCGCTGCGCCGACGAGGTCgcctcgtgcgccgccgcctgcaagGACTGCCGGCCGGTGAAGTCGTCGAAGCCGCCTCGCTACGTGTGCAAAGACCAGTTCACCGGCCAGCCAGGGCCCAAGTGCAAACGCTAA
- the LOC102705311 gene encoding E3 ubiquitin-protein ligase SINA-like 10, whose product MENTDPVAKKLRVEDSASVTNVRVKQEAAEDAHGGGEAATTTAAAAEVAAGVELAVRIDAAVLHCPLCLLPLKPPIFQCGAGHLACGVCHGKLSDVHCRACGDGGAAYAHNPVLDAFARSAKICCPNDKYGCDIYVTYCEVADHQRACPHTPCSCPEPGCGFLGAPPALLAHLTADHSWPAQEITYRAVHPLWVPASERRRLLFVRGDGDERRVFLLAMGAHGAATTVSVSCVRANAAAGPQYTCKVWTQAPADPETGSKDT is encoded by the exons atggagAACACCGACCCCGTCGCCAAGAAGCTGCGGGTGGAGGATTCGGCCAGTGTCACCAACGTGCGGGTCAAACAAGAAGCGGCCGAAGATGCtcacggcggcggggaagcAGCCACAACGACTGCGGCTGCTGCGGAGGTGGCCGCCGGAGTGGAGCTCGCCGTGAGGATTGACGCCGCCGTGCTGCACTGCCCGCTCTGCTTGCTCCCGTTGAAGCCTCCAATCTTTCAG TGCGGCGCCGGGCACTTGGCCTGCGGCGTCTGCCACGGCAAGCTCTCCGACGTCCACTGCCGggcgtgcggcgacggcggcgcagcctACGCCCACAACCCCGTGCTGGACGCCTTCGCCCGCTCGGCCAAGATCTGCTGCCCCAACGACAAGTACGGCTGCGACATCTACGTCACCTACTGCGAGGTCGCCGACCACCAGCGCGCGTGCCCGCACACGCCATGCTCGTGCCCGGAGCCCGGCTGCGGTTTCctcggcgcgccgccggcgctgctcGCCCACCTCACCGCCGACCACTCCTGGCCCGCGCAGGAGATCACCTACCGCGCGGTCCACCCGCTCTGGGTGCCTGCGTCGGAGCGGCGCCGCCTGCTGTTCGTCCGAGGGGATGGCGATGAGCGCcgcgtcttcctcctcgccatgGGCGCGCACGGCGCGGCGACCACCGTGTCCGTGTCGTGCGTGCGGGcgaacgcggcggcggggccgcaGTACACGTGCAAGGTTTGGACGCAGGCGCCGGCGGACCCGGAGACGGGGTCCAAGGACACC
- the LOC102706156 gene encoding Bowman-Birk type bran trypsin inhibitor-like has protein sequence MSRITLAMATSSILLIFLLAGLAAADANTIRLPSDGESGDGTLTRPAKPWDCCDNVEQSLLRIFPPLYRCNDEVQQCAAACKECVEAPGDFPRGAFVCRDWYATVDPGPTCAPALGQPTDKRPWKCCDSVVQLPAKISPPFWRCNDELEPSQCTAACKVCQEAPGPFPGPLICEDVYWGADPGPLCTERPWGKCCDNAACTKSIPPICRCDDEVASCAAACSKCERVESSRPPRYVCKDQFTGQPGPKCKRALAN, from the coding sequence ATGAGCCGCATCACACTCGCCATGGCTACTTCCTCCATCCTGctcatcttcctcctcgccggccttgccgccgccgacgccaacACCATCCGTCTCCCCAGCGACGGCGAATCCGGCGACGGTACACTGACACGGCCAGCCAAACCGTGGGACTGCTGCGACAACGTCGAGCAGTCGCTGTTAAGGATCTTCCCTCCGCTGTACCGCTGCAACGACGAGGTCCAgcagtgcgccgccgcctgcaagGAGTGCGTGGAGGCCCCCGGCGACTTCCCCCGCGGCGCCTTCGTCTGCCGCGACTGGTACGCGACGGTGGACCCCGGCCCCACGTGCGCGCCGGCGCTGGGCCAGCCGACGGACAAGAGGCCGTGGAAGTGCTGCGACAGCGTCGTGCAGCTGCCGGCGAAGATCTCGCCACCGTTCTGGCGCTGCAACGACGAGCTGGAGCCCAGCCAGTGCACGGCCGCGTGCAAGGTGTGCCAGGAGGCGCCGGGACCTTTCCCGGGGCCGCTGATCTGCGAGGACGTGTACTGGGGCGCGGACCCGGGGCCCCTGTGCACGGAGAGGCCATGGGGGAAATGCTGCGACAACGCCGCCTGCACCAAGTCGATCCCTCCGATCTGCCGCTGCGACGACGAGGTggcgtcgtgcgccgccgcgtgcAGCAAGTGCGAGAGGGTGGAGTCGTCGAGGCCACCTCGCTACGTGTGCAAGGACCAGTTCACCGGCCAGCCAGGCCCCAAGTGCAAACGCGCGCTAGCTAActga